In one Candidatus Caldatribacterium sp. genomic region, the following are encoded:
- the ftsZ gene encoding cell division protein FtsZ produces the protein MKKKSLKRGFSERLDFKRELIRDTTKGLEKDDDIDVSLSPPKSSVSKKTTKKPSEKPKERRAEERIATIKVIGVGGGGNNAINHMIEEGLNGVDLVAVNTDVQSLKRSLAPEKIQIGFNLTRGLGTGGDPRIGEEAAKQDRDKLLQIVEDADLVFIAACMGGGTGTGAAPVIASLAKEAGALTLGVVTKPFSFEGVRRKNQAEEGIRKLQEVVDALIVIPNERLLEVARKDTSLQEAFKVADHVLYQAVRGITDLITSPQDINLDLADLRTVLSGAGMVLIGIGNGRGREKARQAAEEAINSPLLEISVKGARSIILNITGGPDMTLNEVTEIVNFVKNAAGAEVDILWGCKVDEALSNEVTVTVIATRFETEKPGEDLAPLIGEKEEGVESRIIIDDDIDIPAFLRERKGVSQERRPNGTFPFFRK, from the coding sequence TTGAAAAAGAAAAGCCTAAAAAGAGGCTTTTCCGAAAGACTTGATTTCAAAAGGGAGCTCATCCGGGACACCACGAAAGGTCTTGAAAAGGACGACGACATTGATGTCTCCCTCTCTCCTCCCAAGTCCTCTGTGAGCAAAAAGACCACCAAGAAGCCCTCGGAAAAGCCCAAGGAGCGGAGAGCCGAAGAGCGAATCGCTACCATTAAGGTCATCGGTGTCGGGGGCGGAGGCAACAACGCCATAAACCACATGATTGAGGAAGGTCTCAACGGAGTTGACCTTGTGGCGGTGAACACCGACGTTCAGTCCCTCAAGCGGTCGCTTGCTCCGGAGAAAATCCAAATCGGCTTCAACCTGACAAGGGGCCTCGGCACAGGGGGCGATCCCCGGATTGGTGAAGAGGCGGCCAAGCAGGATCGGGATAAACTCCTCCAGATTGTGGAGGATGCGGACCTTGTGTTCATCGCCGCCTGCATGGGAGGGGGCACAGGCACAGGGGCTGCACCGGTCATTGCCTCCCTTGCCAAGGAGGCAGGAGCCTTGACCCTTGGGGTGGTCACAAAGCCCTTTAGCTTCGAGGGAGTGCGACGGAAGAACCAGGCAGAGGAAGGTATCCGTAAGCTCCAGGAAGTTGTGGATGCCCTCATCGTCATTCCGAACGAGCGTCTCCTTGAGGTGGCAAGGAAGGATACCTCTCTCCAGGAGGCCTTCAAGGTCGCCGACCATGTGCTCTACCAGGCGGTACGGGGGATCACCGACCTCATCACCTCGCCTCAGGATATTAACCTCGACCTTGCGGATCTACGAACCGTTCTAAGTGGGGCCGGCATGGTGCTCATCGGGATTGGAAACGGAAGAGGGAGGGAGAAGGCGCGGCAAGCTGCTGAAGAGGCCATCAACAGTCCCCTCCTTGAGATTTCGGTGAAGGGCGCTCGCTCCATCATTCTCAATATCACCGGTGGTCCGGATATGACCCTCAACGAAGTCACCGAAATCGTGAACTTCGTGAAGAACGCCGCAGGAGCGGAGGTGGATATCCTCTGGGGATGCAAGGTGGATGAAGCACTCTCGAACGAGGTCACGGTGACGGTGATTGCTACCCGCTTTGAGACCGAGAAACCTGGAGAGGACCTCGCACCCCTTATCGGGGAGAAAGAAGAGGGAGTTGAAAGCCGCATCATCATTGACGACGATATCGACATTCCTGCTTTCCTGCGGGAACGAAAGGGTGTTTCTCAAGAGCGGAGACCAAATGGCACCTTTCCATTCTTCAGGAAATGA
- a CDS encoding aldose 1-epimerase family protein, whose translation MATILGRQMTREEILKRVGDISQLGGVRVAELLDGLERGVRIAEVNTGSGLFYTVLLDRGMDIAWTTYKGVSIGWRSATQNLSPFLFEPEGFGWLRGFHGGLMNTCGLSYAGAPCRDTSTLVHRLNEEDLGLHGRASYLPAGNVYADGAWQGDEYFMWVQGKVREAIVFGEKLVLSRKIWSRLGEKVIHIEDQVTNEGFIESPFMILYHINIGYPLLDDGSRLLLPVTKTIPRDHWAEDGKEEWNRFHAPQKGYFEKVYLHYPKTLEDGFGASLLLNEKLGLGVYVKFDTRELPYFTEWKMMGEGEYVVGMEPGNCFPLGRRKEREEGRLVILKPGETRKITLEIGIVEGPQEIEAFMKYLGVS comes from the coding sequence ATGGCGACCATTCTCGGAAGGCAGATGACCCGGGAGGAGATTCTCAAGCGTGTCGGAGACATTTCGCAACTTGGGGGAGTGCGGGTGGCAGAGCTCCTTGACGGTCTTGAGCGGGGGGTCCGCATTGCTGAAGTGAACACCGGAAGCGGCCTTTTCTACACCGTTCTCCTTGACCGGGGCATGGACATTGCCTGGACGACGTACAAAGGCGTGAGCATTGGCTGGCGCTCGGCGACTCAGAACCTCTCGCCTTTCCTCTTTGAGCCCGAAGGTTTTGGGTGGCTTCGGGGATTCCACGGGGGTCTCATGAATACCTGCGGTCTCTCGTACGCCGGAGCCCCCTGCCGGGACACCTCAACCCTTGTGCACCGCCTGAACGAGGAGGACCTGGGACTCCATGGGCGAGCCTCCTACCTTCCTGCGGGGAACGTGTACGCTGATGGAGCCTGGCAAGGCGATGAGTACTTCATGTGGGTCCAGGGAAAGGTCCGGGAGGCCATCGTCTTTGGGGAGAAGCTCGTCCTTTCGAGGAAAATCTGGAGTCGTCTCGGAGAGAAGGTCATCCATATCGAGGATCAGGTGACCAATGAAGGGTTCATCGAAAGCCCCTTCATGATTCTCTACCACATCAACATCGGGTATCCTCTCCTTGATGATGGGAGCCGCCTCCTCCTTCCGGTGACCAAGACCATTCCCCGGGACCACTGGGCCGAAGATGGAAAGGAAGAATGGAACCGTTTCCATGCTCCCCAAAAGGGGTACTTTGAGAAGGTCTACCTCCACTACCCGAAAACCTTGGAGGATGGCTTCGGTGCTTCTTTGCTTTTGAACGAGAAGCTCGGCCTTGGGGTTTACGTCAAGTTCGATACCCGGGAACTCCCATACTTCACGGAGTGGAAGATGATGGGAGAAGGGGAGTACGTGGTGGGCATGGAGCCGGGAAACTGCTTCCCCTTGGGGAGGAGGAAGGAGCGAGAGGAAGGGAGACTCGTTATTCTCAAGCCCGGGGAGACTCGAAAGATTACCTTGGAGATTGGCATTGTCGAGGGTCCTCAGGAGATTGAAGCTTTCATGAAGTACCTTGGGGTGAGTTGA